GCGCTATCAGGAGGCCAGACACGCCGGCGAGGACCGCGAGGACGCGTACTACACCACCTTCAAGGGAGTGGCGCCCGTCGTGTTGGGCTCCGGCCTGACCATCGCCGGCGCGACCTTTTGCCTGAGCTTCTGCCGCCTGCCATGGTTCGCCACGATGGGATGGCCGGTGGCGATCGGCATGATTGTCGTCGTCTTCGCAGGACTCACTCTCGGGCCGGCGCTGGTCTACCTCGGTAGCCGTTTCGGGCTCTTTGAGAAAAAGAAGGGCAAATCCCAGGGCAAGCTGTGGCGTCGCGTCGGCACCGCTGTGGTCCGTTGGCCCGCGCCCATTTTCGCCGTCAGCGGGGCGGTGGTACTGGTCGGCATGGTCGCCTTGCCCGGCTTCAGGCCGAGCTACAACGACCGGCATTACCTGCCGGAATCGGCGCCGTCCAACGTCGGATATGCCGCCGCTGACCGGCATTTCAGCGAAGCCCGGATGAATCCCGACCTGTTGTTGATCGATGCCGACCACGACATGCGGAACACCTCCGACATGCTGGTGCTGGACAAGGTTGCGAAAAACGTCATCCGCACCGTCGGCATCGCGATGATCCAGGACATCACCCGGCCGCTGGGAATTCCCATCCAGCACAGCTCAATTCCGTTCCAGAACAGCATCCAGAGCCAGACCACGATGCAGAACATGAAGTTCCTGAAGGACCGGATGGCCGACATCCTGAAGATGGCCGACCAGATGCAGATCATGATCGACGTGACGACCCGGCAGGCGAAGGTCACTCACGACCTGGCCGACGCCGCACGCGACAGCGCGACCACCACGCGAGAGACGTCGGAGATCACCGACACGCTGCGGGATCACATCGCCGACTTCGAGGACTTCTACCGGCCGATTCGCAGCTACTTCTACTGGGAGAAGCACTGCTACGACATCCCGGTGTGTATCTCGTTCCGGTCGCTGTTCGACTCGATCGACGGCTTCGACCAGCTGGCCGAGAAGTTCCACGCGCTCTCCGGTGACATCGACCGGACCGCGACGGCGTCGCACGAGCTGGAGCAGTTGATTCCAATCATGTTGGAAACACTGAAGACAACGCATGGTCTGACGCTGACCATGTACCAGACGTTCAAGGCGATGATCGACCAGATGGAGGCGATGAGCAACACCTCGATCGTGATGGGGCAGAGCTTCGACAAGTCGCAGAACGACGACTTCTTCTACCTGCCGCCGGAGGCCTTCCAGAACCCGGAGTTCATCCGTGGCGTGAAGATGTTCTTCTCTCCCGACGGAAAATCGGTGCGGTTCTTCATCACTCATCAGGGCGACCCGATGACGCCGGAAGGCATCGCGCGGACATCCGCCGAACGCCAAGCGGCGCAGGAGGGCATCAAGCAGTCATCGCTGTCTGACGCCAAGATCTATCTCGGCGGCACCGCTGCGACATTCCGCGACATGGCCGACGGTGAGAAATACGACCTGATGATTGCGGTGGTATCGGCCCTGACGCTGATCTTCATGATCATGCTGCTGCTGACCCGAAGCGTGGTGGCGGCGTTGGTGATCGTGGGAACAGCGAGCAGTTCTATCGCCGCCTCGTTCGGCCTGTCGGTGTTGATCTGGCAGGACCTGTTCGGCATGAACATCCACTGGATCGTGCTGGCGCTGTCGGTGATCATCCTGCTGGCCGTCGGCTCCGACTACAACCTGTTGCTGGTCTCACGATTCAAGGAAGAGATACACAACGGGCTCAAGACCGGCTACCTCCGGTCGATGGCCGGGACCGGTTCGGTGGTCACCTCGGCGGGTCTGGTGTTCGCCTTCACGATGGCCGCGATGCTGGGCAGCGACCTGACCGTGCTGGGCCAGTTCGGGTCGACGGTTTGCATCGGTCTGCTGCTCGACACCCTGGTCGTGCGAACGCTGTTCATGCCGTCGCTCGCGACGCTGCTCGGCCGTTGGTTCTGGTGGCCGCTGGTGGTCCATCCGCGCGGCGACTACGGGAAGCCGAAGCCGCGAGCCATCTCAGAAGACGCCAACACGGCGCCGCTGGCCGCGCAGAAGACCTGAGCTAGTCGACGTCGGCTACTTCGACGCACACCCCGAGCGCGCCGGCGCCGACGTGCAGCGCCAGCACCGGGCCCAGACCGGTGACGATCGCCGGTTCGCAATGCGGCAACCGTTCGGCCAACGCGTCCGCCAGACTCCGCGCGCCGTCGGCGTTGGCGACATGATGGACCGCGAGTGCGGCGGGGCGCTCCCCCACGATTTCGACGACCCGCTCGATCATCGTCGCAACCGCCTTAGTGGCCGTTCGAACCCGTTGCGCCAGAACCAGTTTGCCGTCTTCGATGCGCAGCAGCGGCTTGAGCGACAGTTTGGTGCCCAGCCACGCGCCGGCGCCGCCAATGCGTCCGCTGCGCCGCAGGTTGTCCAGCTGTTGCACGACGATGAACCCGTGGTTGCGCTCGATCGCGGCCGCCGCTGCTGCCGCGACCGCATCGAGGCCGGCGCCGTCGGCGGCGGCCCGGGCTGCGGCCAGCGCGACGAATCCGGTGTTCATCCCGGTGAATCTCGAGTCGAGAACCCTGATCCCCGAACCGATCTCGGCGGCGCTGGACTCGGCGGCAGTCAGGGTTCCCGACAACGCCTTGGACAGGTGCACGGCCACCACGCCGTCGCCGCCGCTGTCGGCCAGCGCTTGCCGGTACACCTCGGCCAACTCGGCCGGTGTCGCGGCGGCGGTGGTGGCATGGCCGAATTCGTGAATATCGTCCGGGATGTCGTCGACCCCGTCGCGCAGGTCGGTGTCGTCGACCAGGATGTGCAGCGGGACCTGGCGTATCCCCCACCGCTCCCGCACCCCCTCGGGAAGGCGGGCCGACGAATCGGTGACGACGACGACGGGCATACGCTCAGCCGTCGACTCTGATGCCGGCCTCGGCCAGCGCCTTGAGCGTCAACTCCGCAACCGCTTGGTGCGCAACGAAATTCCAGTGAATGCCGTCGGGATTGCCACGACCGTTCAGCACCTCTTCGGCGACGGCCGCTTTGAGGTCGACCAACGCGACACCGTGTTCGTCAGCCCATTCGGTGATCGCGGCAACGGTACCGTCCCGGCCGTGGTGGG
The sequence above is a segment of the Candidatus Mycobacterium wuenschmannii genome. Coding sequences within it:
- a CDS encoding DegV family protein, which encodes MPVVVVTDSSARLPEGVRERWGIRQVPLHILVDDTDLRDGVDDIPDDIHEFGHATTAAATPAELAEVYRQALADSGGDGVVAVHLSKALSGTLTAAESSAAEIGSGIRVLDSRFTGMNTGFVALAAARAAADGAGLDAVAAAAAAAIERNHGFIVVQQLDNLRRSGRIGGAGAWLGTKLSLKPLLRIEDGKLVLAQRVRTATKAVATMIERVVEIVGERPAALAVHHVANADGARSLADALAERLPHCEPAIVTGLGPVLALHVGAGALGVCVEVADVD
- a CDS encoding MMPL/RND family transporter — translated: MSDNATHTTETTKPHRPYLPHFIRIFSIPIIIGWVVVTVIVNMVVPTLEVVGEAHSAPMAPLDAPSMKAMMLMGHNFQEFDSNSTIMVVVESQQPLGDSAHKYYDDIVRKLRKDTAHVQHIQDFWGDRFTAAGAQSSDAKGAYVQVNIAGNQGTTTANNSVEAVRKVVDNEPAPNGVKAYVTGSAALSDDMHVIGNESLATITLFTLGAIAIMLLLVYRSIVTTLVQLFMTFVSLLCARGVVAVFAFNDLFGLTTFAANILTMLAIAAGTDYGIFLVGRYQEARHAGEDREDAYYTTFKGVAPVVLGSGLTIAGATFCLSFCRLPWFATMGWPVAIGMIVVVFAGLTLGPALVYLGSRFGLFEKKKGKSQGKLWRRVGTAVVRWPAPIFAVSGAVVLVGMVALPGFRPSYNDRHYLPESAPSNVGYAAADRHFSEARMNPDLLLIDADHDMRNTSDMLVLDKVAKNVIRTVGIAMIQDITRPLGIPIQHSSIPFQNSIQSQTTMQNMKFLKDRMADILKMADQMQIMIDVTTRQAKVTHDLADAARDSATTTRETSEITDTLRDHIADFEDFYRPIRSYFYWEKHCYDIPVCISFRSLFDSIDGFDQLAEKFHALSGDIDRTATASHELEQLIPIMLETLKTTHGLTLTMYQTFKAMIDQMEAMSNTSIVMGQSFDKSQNDDFFYLPPEAFQNPEFIRGVKMFFSPDGKSVRFFITHQGDPMTPEGIARTSAERQAAQEGIKQSSLSDAKIYLGGTAATFRDMADGEKYDLMIAVVSALTLIFMIMLLLTRSVVAALVIVGTASSSIAASFGLSVLIWQDLFGMNIHWIVLALSVIILLAVGSDYNLLLVSRFKEEIHNGLKTGYLRSMAGTGSVVTSAGLVFAFTMAAMLGSDLTVLGQFGSTVCIGLLLDTLVVRTLFMPSLATLLGRWFWWPLVVHPRGDYGKPKPRAISEDANTAPLAAQKT